In Myxococcota bacterium, the following are encoded in one genomic region:
- a CDS encoding biotin/lipoyl-containing protein, producing the protein MLDRDLVPGRFAQAASPWLRSFSLAHLKVLVVCRGPVRLEAFQVFDEIGVREYGMLLSEKDSVVYPRCLAPELRSFRFPNNVHRVPDYTGVGQEQKQRRIAEIVAIAVDHGYTHVFAGYGFMAEDAEFVAAIEAAGVGFMGPSSAVIRRAGAKDEAKKLARSLGNAVIPGVDDVSARALLAKSKDRAALEKLAKKHELVFAWDAGVTLAENAESLLQAGYAKTVELVTIAELQAEAERICREIWAEYPTHRIRFKYIGGGGGKGQRVVSKAEEIPAAVVDVCAESKVLEPGSNRNFLVELNIERTRHNEIQLIGNGSWCLSLGGRDCSVQMHEQKLVEVSLTKELVEAEAARASGKTREVLRGDAEYLARMEAESEKFGSATGLDSVSTFECIVEGFRHFFMEMNTRIQVEHGVTELVYRLRFENPDDPRECFHVDRLIEAMALLAAHGPRVPKPQRLPRFPSGLEVRINATNAALQPHAGGLIKSWSPALPEEIRFDQGIGIRNPDTHSFVYYNVAGAYDSNVALLLTHGESRRDNYERMAEILRRMELRGDDLHTNLEVHYGLIQWFLGRGVMAEPNTRFMGAYLGAVGALAQVANDVDLEQAWQSRLRAQKHPDATAALEAKETLLLRPLGRLFANAHLLGGFLGRYDGELWKADGQSARFVANPVRFLERLYHFLDLEARPDKSPSEQIWDHDAEVLDAARAFYAEVESRTGAADHAALEALFAQKSNAALASGDARLWKQCVAAHRGFQLGLELLLMIPRAGLRSGFLDVRVDDELGISFPERFADAKSAGELARALAPAPAAASDEIVTPMAGTFYGREAPHLPPLVEEGQHFEAGQPLFVIEVMKMFNKVLAPFAGTVVKCLMAERDGSVVKKGERIFQIEPDERRGPESPEQVARRRREATQALLQ; encoded by the coding sequence GTGCTCGACCGCGATCTCGTGCCGGGCCGCTTCGCACAGGCTGCGAGCCCCTGGCTGCGCTCGTTCTCGCTGGCTCACTTGAAGGTGCTGGTGGTGTGCCGAGGGCCGGTGCGGCTCGAGGCCTTCCAGGTCTTCGACGAGATCGGCGTTCGCGAGTACGGGATGCTCCTGTCCGAGAAGGACTCGGTGGTCTACCCGCGCTGTCTCGCGCCCGAGCTGCGCAGCTTCCGCTTCCCGAACAACGTGCACCGCGTGCCCGACTACACCGGCGTGGGCCAGGAGCAGAAGCAGCGGCGCATCGCGGAGATCGTCGCGATTGCGGTCGACCACGGCTACACCCACGTGTTCGCCGGCTACGGCTTCATGGCCGAGGACGCCGAGTTCGTGGCCGCGATCGAGGCCGCGGGCGTCGGCTTCATGGGCCCGTCGTCGGCGGTGATCCGCAGGGCGGGCGCCAAGGACGAGGCCAAGAAGCTCGCGCGGAGCCTGGGCAACGCGGTGATTCCCGGCGTCGACGACGTGTCGGCGCGCGCGCTGCTCGCGAAGTCCAAGGACCGCGCGGCGCTCGAGAAGCTGGCGAAGAAGCACGAGCTCGTGTTCGCCTGGGACGCGGGCGTGACGCTGGCCGAGAACGCGGAGTCACTCCTGCAGGCCGGCTACGCCAAGACGGTCGAGCTCGTGACCATCGCCGAGCTGCAGGCCGAGGCCGAGCGCATCTGCCGGGAGATCTGGGCGGAGTATCCGACCCACCGCATCCGCTTCAAGTACATCGGCGGCGGCGGCGGCAAGGGCCAGCGCGTGGTCTCCAAGGCCGAGGAGATCCCGGCCGCGGTGGTCGACGTGTGCGCCGAGTCCAAGGTGCTCGAGCCGGGCTCGAACCGGAACTTCCTGGTCGAGCTCAACATCGAGCGCACGCGCCACAACGAGATCCAGCTGATCGGCAACGGCAGCTGGTGTCTCTCGCTGGGCGGGCGGGACTGCTCGGTGCAGATGCACGAGCAGAAGCTGGTCGAGGTCTCGCTCACAAAGGAGCTGGTCGAGGCCGAGGCCGCGCGCGCCAGCGGCAAGACGCGCGAGGTGCTGCGCGGCGACGCCGAGTATCTCGCGCGCATGGAGGCCGAGAGCGAGAAGTTCGGCAGCGCGACCGGACTCGACTCCGTCTCGACCTTCGAGTGCATCGTCGAGGGCTTCCGCCACTTCTTCATGGAGATGAACACGCGCATCCAGGTCGAGCACGGCGTGACCGAGCTCGTGTACCGGCTGCGCTTCGAGAACCCCGACGACCCGCGCGAGTGCTTCCACGTCGACCGGCTGATCGAGGCCATGGCGCTGCTGGCGGCGCACGGCCCGCGCGTGCCCAAGCCCCAGCGCCTGCCGCGCTTCCCGTCGGGCCTCGAGGTGCGCATCAACGCCACCAACGCCGCGCTCCAGCCGCACGCCGGCGGGCTGATCAAGAGCTGGTCGCCGGCGCTGCCCGAGGAGATCCGCTTCGACCAGGGCATCGGCATCCGCAATCCCGACACCCACTCGTTCGTCTACTACAACGTGGCGGGCGCGTACGACTCGAACGTGGCGCTCTTGCTCACCCACGGTGAGTCGCGGCGCGACAACTACGAGCGCATGGCGGAGATCCTGCGCCGCATGGAGCTGCGCGGCGACGACCTGCACACCAACCTCGAGGTGCACTACGGGCTGATCCAGTGGTTCCTCGGGCGCGGCGTGATGGCCGAGCCGAACACGCGCTTCATGGGCGCCTATCTCGGTGCGGTGGGCGCGCTCGCGCAGGTCGCGAACGACGTCGACCTCGAGCAGGCCTGGCAGTCGCGCCTGCGCGCGCAGAAGCACCCCGACGCGACGGCGGCGCTCGAGGCCAAGGAGACACTCCTGCTGCGGCCGCTGGGCCGGCTGTTCGCGAACGCGCACCTGCTCGGCGGGTTCCTCGGCCGCTACGACGGCGAGCTGTGGAAGGCCGACGGCCAGAGCGCGCGCTTCGTGGCCAACCCCGTGCGCTTCCTGGAGCGCCTCTATCACTTCCTCGACCTCGAGGCGCGCCCGGACAAATCGCCCTCCGAACAGATCTGGGACCACGACGCCGAGGTGCTGGACGCGGCGCGCGCCTTCTACGCCGAGGTCGAGTCACGCACCGGCGCGGCCGATCACGCGGCGCTCGAGGCGCTGTTCGCCCAGAAGTCGAATGCCGCGCTCGCAAGCGGCGACGCCAGGCTGTGGAAGCAGTGCGTGGCCGCGCACCGCGGCTTCCAGCTCGGGCTCGAGCTCTTGCTGATGATCCCGCGCGCGGGCCTGCGCTCGGGCTTCCTCGACGTGCGCGTCGACGACGAGCTGGGCATCTCGTTCCCCGAGCGCTTCGCCGACGCCAAGAGCGCCGGCGAGCTCGCGCGCGCGCTCGCGCCGGCGCCGGCCGCCGCGTCCGACGAGATCGTGACCCCCATGGCGGGCACGTTCTACGGCCGCGAGGCGCCGCACCTGCCGCCGCTGGTCGAGGAGGGGCAGCACTTCGAGGCCGGGCAGCCGCTGTTCGTGATCGAGGTCATGAAGATGTTCAACAAGGTGCTCGCACCGTTTGCGGGCACCGTCGTAAAGTGCCTGATGGCCGAGCGCGACGGCAGCGTCGTGAAGAAGGGCGAGCGGATCTTCCAGATCGAGCCCGACGAACGGCGCGGGCCCGAGTCCCCCGAGCAGGTCGCCCGGCGCCGCCGCGAGGCCACGCAGGCGCTCCTGCAGTGA